The Pseudorhodobacter turbinis genome contains a region encoding:
- the choW gene encoding choline ABC transporter permease subunit — protein sequence MALFTPLVDALTSAQIPVGDAAQNAVNWLKSHAAGLFDIISDLLDGLIDGVTWSIESIGPIGMTLVFVAITYALQRSVKRCVIVALGMLFIINQGYWDRTIETLSLILVSCIVCMGIGVPMGILTARRKWVFSVLEPVLDLMQTLPPFVYLIPAVIFFGLGPVPGLIATVIFALPASIRLTHLGISSTPTALTEAATAFGATPMQRLLKVELPSAFPQIMVGLNQTIMLSLSMVVIATLVGAGGLGQPVLNGLNRMKPDLGFESGFVIVALATVLRVMLEVRKK from the coding sequence ATGGCCCTATTCACCCCCCTCGTCGATGCGCTCACCTCGGCACAAATCCCTGTCGGAGACGCGGCGCAAAATGCGGTTAACTGGCTGAAATCCCACGCGGCCGGGCTTTTTGACATCATTTCCGACCTGCTAGACGGGCTGATCGACGGGGTCACATGGTCCATCGAAAGCATCGGCCCCATCGGCATGACCCTTGTTTTCGTAGCGATCACCTATGCGCTGCAACGCAGTGTGAAACGCTGTGTGATCGTGGCGTTGGGGATGCTGTTCATCATCAATCAGGGCTATTGGGACCGGACAATTGAAACCCTGTCGCTGATCCTTGTGTCCTGCATCGTCTGCATGGGGATCGGGGTGCCTATGGGCATTCTGACGGCGCGGCGCAAATGGGTGTTTTCGGTGCTGGAGCCGGTTCTGGATCTGATGCAAACCCTGCCGCCTTTCGTCTATCTTATTCCTGCCGTTATCTTTTTCGGGCTAGGGCCGGTGCCGGGGTTGATTGCCACAGTGATCTTTGCGCTGCCTGCCTCTATCCGGCTGACACATTTGGGAATTTCCTCGACCCCCACCGCATTGACCGAGGCCGCAACCGCCTTTGGCGCCACCCCCATGCAGCGCCTTTTGAAGGTAGAGCTGCCCTCGGCCTTTCCGCAGATCATGGTCGGGTTGAACCAGACGATTATGCTGTCGCTGTCGATGGTCGTGATCGCCACACTGGTTGGCGCGGGGGGGCTTGGCCAGCCGGTGCTGAACGGATTGAACCGGATGAAACCAGATCTTGGCTTCGAATCCGGCTTTGTGATTGTCGCCCTCGCCACAGTGCTGCGGGTCATGCTGGAGGTACGCAAGAAATGA
- the topA gene encoding type I DNA topoisomerase, with protein sequence MAVVVVESPAKAKTINKYLGSDFTVLASFGHVRDLPPKNGSVDTEDDFAMKWEVASDSKKHIKAIADALKTDNELILATDPDREGEAISWHLQEALAKSIKKDTKVSRVTFNAITKSAVTEAMKNPRQIDVPLVDAYLARRALDYLVGFTLSPVLWRKLPGAKSAGRVQSVCLRLIVEREMEIEAFRPREFWGVNARLKTPRNQEYDVRLTVLGGKKLDKFDISTVEAADLAVQAVTSRALTVQSVEAKPAARNPSAPFMTSTLQQEASRKFGMGAKQCMGAAQRLYEAGHITYMRTDGIDMAPEAITEARATIKSRYGDAYVPDSPRVYKNKAKNAQEAHECIRPTDMAKAADDLRLEGEQKKLYDLIWKRTIASQMAAARLERTTVDVGSADKQVMLRATGQVVMFDGFLKLYEEGRDDDDSDEGRLPQITQGEAADFVKGAFTEGFAKAAAAQDDVIEGSATRVASAVTNTDQSVLGAQHFTQPPPRYTEATLVKRMEELGIGRPSTYASILTTIVDREYVRKDKNRLFPEDKGRLVTAFLSNYFEKYVQYDFTADLEGQLDDVSAGERDYKEVLARFWRDFSAAIAETADLRIGEVLTKIDEFLAPHLYLPRADGSDPRICPVCGEGRLHLKTARSGGAFIGCGSYPECRYTRPISVAGGDEGVAISPDGQVLGVDDQGAEISLRTGRFGPYVQRGEATEEVPKPPRASLPKGWAPESITLEKALTLLSLPREIGPHPEDGAMVEAAIGRYGPYVKHNKVYANLPDVEEVFTIGMNRAVEVLANKYSKARVAAEPLKDLGEHPDGGPMAVMPGRYGPYVKWGKINATVPKEMEPADVTVEQAIELLAERAAKTGAKKKAPAKKKAPAKKPAAKKPAAKTATKTAAKKPAAKKPAAKKAAPKAEEPEA encoded by the coding sequence ATGGCTGTTGTCGTTGTAGAATCGCCTGCTAAGGCCAAGACAATCAACAAATATCTCGGATCCGATTTTACGGTTCTGGCGTCCTTTGGGCATGTTCGGGACTTGCCGCCCAAGAATGGCTCCGTTGATACCGAAGATGATTTCGCGATGAAATGGGAAGTCGCCTCTGACAGCAAAAAGCACATCAAAGCGATTGCCGATGCGCTGAAGACCGATAATGAACTGATCCTCGCGACCGACCCTGACCGTGAGGGAGAGGCGATTTCTTGGCACCTGCAAGAGGCGCTGGCCAAGAGCATCAAGAAAGATACCAAGGTTAGCCGCGTGACCTTTAACGCGATCACAAAATCCGCTGTGACCGAGGCGATGAAGAACCCGCGCCAGATCGATGTGCCGCTGGTGGATGCCTATCTTGCCCGCCGCGCGCTGGACTATCTGGTGGGGTTCACCCTGTCGCCGGTGCTGTGGCGCAAGCTGCCGGGTGCGAAATCGGCTGGCCGTGTGCAATCGGTTTGCCTGCGTTTGATTGTTGAGCGCGAGATGGAAATCGAAGCCTTCCGCCCGCGTGAATTCTGGGGCGTGAATGCCCGCCTGAAAACGCCCCGCAATCAGGAATACGATGTCCGGTTGACTGTGCTGGGCGGCAAGAAGCTGGATAAATTCGATATTTCTACTGTCGAAGCGGCTGATCTGGCGGTTCAGGCGGTTACAAGCCGCGCATTGACCGTGCAATCGGTAGAGGCAAAGCCCGCCGCGCGCAACCCGTCTGCACCCTTCATGACCTCGACCCTGCAGCAGGAGGCAAGCCGCAAATTCGGCATGGGCGCCAAGCAATGTATGGGGGCCGCGCAACGCCTTTATGAGGCCGGTCACATTACCTATATGCGGACCGACGGCATCGACATGGCGCCCGAGGCGATCACCGAGGCGCGCGCCACGATCAAGTCTCGCTACGGCGATGCATATGTGCCCGACAGCCCGCGTGTTTACAAAAACAAGGCCAAGAACGCCCAAGAGGCGCACGAGTGTATTCGCCCGACCGATATGGCGAAGGCCGCCGATGATCTGCGCCTCGAGGGCGAGCAAAAGAAGCTCTATGACCTGATCTGGAAACGCACGATTGCCAGCCAGATGGCGGCCGCGCGTCTGGAGCGGACCACCGTTGATGTGGGCAGCGCCGACAAGCAGGTGATGCTGCGTGCGACAGGGCAGGTGGTGATGTTTGATGGCTTCCTCAAGCTTTATGAGGAAGGGCGCGATGATGACGACAGCGACGAAGGTCGCCTGCCGCAGATCACCCAAGGCGAGGCCGCCGATTTCGTAAAGGGCGCCTTTACCGAAGGTTTTGCCAAGGCTGCGGCAGCGCAAGATGATGTGATTGAAGGCTCTGCGACGCGGGTTGCCTCTGCCGTGACCAACACGGATCAATCGGTGCTGGGCGCGCAGCATTTTACCCAGCCGCCGCCCCGCTATACCGAAGCGACCTTGGTCAAACGGATGGAAGAATTGGGGATCGGGCGTCCGTCGACCTATGCCTCTATTCTGACGACGATCGTCGACCGCGAATATGTGCGCAAAGACAAAAATCGTTTGTTCCCAGAGGATAAGGGCCGTTTGGTCACGGCCTTCCTGTCGAACTATTTTGAAAAATACGTGCAATATGATTTCACTGCCGATCTTGAAGGTCAGCTTGATGATGTCTCGGCGGGGGAGCGTGATTACAAGGAAGTGCTTGCCCGCTTCTGGCGCGACTTTTCGGCGGCGATTGCCGAGACGGCTGATCTGCGGATCGGCGAAGTTCTTACCAAGATCGATGAATTCCTGGCGCCGCATCTTTATCTGCCACGTGCGGACGGGTCGGATCCGCGGATTTGCCCGGTTTGCGGCGAGGGGCGCTTGCACCTGAAAACAGCACGCTCTGGTGGGGCGTTTATCGGCTGCGGCAGCTATCCCGAGTGCCGCTATACTCGTCCGATTTCGGTGGCGGGCGGCGATGAGGGCGTGGCGATTTCTCCTGATGGGCAAGTGCTTGGCGTTGATGATCAGGGTGCTGAAATCAGCCTGCGGACGGGTCGATTCGGCCCCTATGTCCAGCGCGGAGAGGCCACCGAAGAGGTGCCGAAACCACCACGTGCCAGCCTTCCCAAAGGGTGGGCGCCTGAAAGCATCACCTTGGAAAAAGCGCTGACCTTGTTGTCATTGCCACGTGAGATCGGCCCGCACCCAGAGGATGGTGCAATGGTCGAGGCGGCGATCGGTCGCTATGGCCCCTATGTGAAACACAATAAGGTCTATGCGAACCTGCCCGATGTGGAGGAAGTTTTTACCATCGGGATGAACCGCGCGGTTGAGGTTCTGGCCAATAAATACTCCAAGGCGCGGGTTGCGGCAGAGCCGCTTAAGGATTTGGGTGAGCATCCTGATGGCGGGCCGATGGCGGTGATGCCGGGGCGCTACGGGCCTTATGTCAAGTGGGGCAAGATCAATGCGACGGTTCCAAAAGAGATGGAGCCGGCAGATGTGACGGTTGAGCAGGCCATAGAATTGCTGGCTGAACGGGCGGCAAAAACGGGGGCCAAAAAGAAGGCACCTGCCAAGAAGAAAGCGCCTGCGAAGAAACCGGCGGCCAAGAAGCCTGCAGCGAAAACGGCAACAAAAACAGCGGCAAAGAAGCCTGCTGCTAAAAAACCTGCTGCCAAGAAGGCCGCACCCAAGGCCGAAGAACCCGAAGCATAG
- the betI gene encoding choline-responsive transcriptional repressor BetI, translating to MPKLGVEPIRKRALVNATIIEIGQAGSLDVTVAQIAKRAGMSTALAHHYFGGKEAIFLAAMRHILALYAAEVRGALAVADSPAARLDAILLASFSAANFRREVISAWLNFYVLAQSVPGARRLLSVYQRRLRSNLRYALRPMVGARADALADALGALIDGVYLREALRDGPSDGEAALQLVQGHLAAELNIEPRKDRP from the coding sequence ATGCCGAAACTAGGAGTGGAACCTATCCGAAAGAGGGCTCTCGTCAATGCCACGATCATAGAGATCGGGCAGGCGGGTTCGCTTGACGTGACGGTAGCGCAGATCGCAAAGCGTGCGGGCATGTCTACGGCCCTTGCGCATCATTACTTCGGCGGCAAAGAGGCAATCTTTTTGGCGGCGATGCGGCACATTCTGGCGCTTTACGCGGCAGAGGTGCGGGGCGCTTTGGCGGTGGCCGATAGCCCCGCGGCGCGGCTTGATGCGATATTGCTGGCCTCGTTCAGTGCGGCCAACTTTCGCCGTGAGGTGATTAGCGCTTGGCTGAATTTTTACGTTTTGGCGCAATCAGTGCCGGGCGCGCGCAGACTTTTGTCGGTGTACCAGCGCCGGTTGCGGTCAAACCTGCGCTATGCGCTGCGCCCAATGGTGGGTGCGCGCGCCGATGCCTTGGCCGATGCTTTGGGCGCGTTGATCGACGGGGTGTATTTGCGCGAGGCTTTGCGCGATGGCCCGTCGGATGGCGAGGCCGCGCTGCAGTTGGTGCAAGGCCATCTTGCCGCAGAATTGAATATTGAACCGAGGAAGGACAGGCCATGA
- the betB gene encoding betaine-aldehyde dehydrogenase translates to MIAQPKASHYIDGNWLEDTAGAPLEVINPATGEVIARLHEATPAIIDAALNAAKRAQAEWAARKPVERGRILRRAADLILAQGDSLARLETLDTGKPLQETLVADWPSGADALEYFGGLAATVTGETIPLGGDFAYTLREALGVCVGIGAWNYPSQIACWKSAPALAMGNAMVFKPSEMTPLGALRLAEIFTEAGLPAGLFNVVQGRGAVGASLVTDARVDKVSLTGSVPTGRKVYAAAAEGVRHVTMELGGKSPLIIFDDADVESAVGAAMMANFYSAGQVCSNGTRVFVQKGIRKAFLERLAARAEKIVLGDPLDMATQMGPLISPAQHEKVLAYIAGACAEGATLVTGGGNHGQFVEPTVFADVTDDMTIAREEVFGPVMAVFDFDDEDEVIARANATEFGLAAGVFTADLTRAHRVIGALEAGTCWINTYNLTPVEMPFGGVKMSGVGRENGKAALEYYSQIKSVYVGMGPVDAPY, encoded by the coding sequence ATGATCGCACAACCCAAAGCGAGCCATTACATTGATGGCAATTGGTTGGAAGATACCGCCGGCGCCCCGTTGGAGGTGATCAACCCCGCGACCGGCGAGGTGATCGCGCGGTTGCACGAGGCCACGCCTGCGATAATTGATGCCGCGTTGAACGCAGCCAAGCGGGCGCAGGCCGAATGGGCGGCGCGAAAGCCGGTGGAACGCGGGCGCATCCTGCGCCGTGCGGCAGATCTGATCCTTGCGCAGGGTGACAGCCTTGCCCGCCTAGAGACCCTCGATACCGGCAAGCCGTTGCAAGAAACGCTGGTGGCGGATTGGCCCTCGGGCGCGGATGCGCTGGAATATTTCGGCGGGCTGGCCGCGACTGTGACGGGGGAAACCATCCCCTTGGGTGGCGATTTCGCCTATACCCTGCGTGAGGCGCTGGGGGTTTGTGTGGGCATCGGCGCGTGGAATTATCCCAGCCAGATTGCTTGCTGGAAATCCGCGCCTGCCTTGGCGATGGGGAATGCGATGGTCTTCAAACCGTCGGAGATGACCCCCTTGGGCGCTTTGAGGTTGGCCGAGATTTTTACCGAGGCAGGCCTTCCTGCGGGGCTGTTCAACGTGGTGCAAGGGCGCGGCGCGGTTGGGGCATCCTTGGTGACGGATGCGCGGGTGGACAAGGTTTCCTTGACCGGCTCGGTGCCAACAGGGCGCAAGGTTTATGCCGCCGCCGCCGAAGGGGTGCGCCATGTCACGATGGAGCTGGGTGGGAAATCCCCGCTGATCATCTTTGATGATGCCGATGTCGAGAGCGCGGTTGGCGCGGCGATGATGGCGAATTTCTATTCGGCAGGGCAGGTGTGCAGCAATGGCACGCGGGTTTTCGTCCAAAAGGGCATCCGCAAGGCGTTTTTGGAACGGCTGGCGGCGCGGGCGGAAAAGATCGTGCTTGGTGATCCCTTGGATATGGCGACGCAGATGGGGCCACTGATTTCACCGGCACAGCATGAAAAGGTTCTGGCCTATATCGCCGGTGCCTGTGCTGAGGGCGCGACGTTGGTCACAGGGGGCGGCAACCACGGCCAATTCGTGGAACCAACCGTTTTTGCCGATGTCACCGATGATATGACAATCGCGCGCGAAGAGGTGTTTGGTCCGGTGATGGCGGTCTTTGATTTTGACGATGAGGATGAGGTGATCGCCCGCGCCAATGCGACCGAATTCGGCCTTGCCGCGGGGGTTTTCACCGCCGATCTGACGCGCGCGCACCGTGTTATCGGCGCGTTGGAGGCCGGAACCTGTTGGATCAATACCTACAACCTGACCCCTGTGGAAATGCCTTTCGGCGGGGTGAAAATGTCGGGTGTGGGGCGTGAAAATGGCAAGGCGGCGCTGGAATACTACAGCCAGATCAAAAGCGTTTATGTCGGCATGGGGCCGGTTGATGCGCCCTATTGA
- the betA gene encoding choline dehydrogenase, which yields MQADYVIVGAGSAGCAMAYRLGEAGASVIVVEFGGSDVGPFIQMPAALSYPMNMSTYDWGMGTEPEPHLGGRSLVTPRGKVIGGSSSINGMVYVRGHARDFDHWAEAGADGWSYADVLPYFRRMEHWHGGTSEYRGTDGPLHITRGPRDNPLFDAFIAAGEQAGYPVTPDYNGAAQEGFGPMEATIYEGRRWSAANAYLRPALKMGNVQLVRGLARKVVIEDGRATGVEVERGGKIEVIHAGREVILAASSLNSPKLLMLSGIGPAAHLAEHGIEVVADRPGVGANLQDHLEVYMQFASKQPITLYKHWNLLGKALIGAQWLFTRKGLGASNQFEACGFIRSRAGVEYPDIQYHFLPIAVRYDGKVSAEGHGFQVHTGPMRSPSRGTVRLRSADPADKPVIRFNYMSNPQDWEDFRACIRLTREVFAQEAMQPFVKHEIQPGAAVESDAEIDDFIREHAESAYHPCGTARMGRRDDPMAVVDPECRVIGVEGLRLADSSIFPRIPNGNLNGPSIMVGEKAADHILGCDPLTRLNLQPKTSQDWREKQR from the coding sequence ATGCAAGCGGATTATGTGATTGTCGGCGCAGGCTCGGCCGGATGTGCGATGGCTTACCGATTGGGTGAGGCGGGGGCTTCGGTTATCGTGGTGGAATTTGGCGGCTCGGACGTGGGGCCGTTCATCCAGATGCCTGCGGCGCTTTCCTATCCGATGAACATGAGCACCTATGACTGGGGCATGGGCACAGAGCCGGAACCCCATCTGGGTGGGCGGTCCTTGGTCACCCCGCGCGGTAAGGTCATTGGGGGGTCCAGCAGCATCAACGGGATGGTCTATGTGCGTGGCCATGCCCGTGATTTCGACCATTGGGCCGAGGCGGGCGCGGATGGCTGGTCCTATGCCGATGTGTTGCCCTATTTCCGGCGGATGGAACATTGGCATGGCGGCACGTCGGAATATCGCGGCACCGATGGCCCGCTGCATATCACCCGTGGCCCGCGCGATAACCCCTTGTTTGATGCCTTTATCGCGGCGGGCGAACAGGCCGGCTATCCGGTCACACCTGATTATAACGGCGCCGCCCAAGAAGGTTTCGGGCCGATGGAGGCGACGATCTATGAGGGGCGGCGCTGGTCTGCGGCCAATGCCTATCTGCGCCCTGCGTTGAAGATGGGCAATGTGCAGCTGGTCCGCGGGCTGGCGCGCAAGGTGGTGATCGAGGACGGCCGCGCCACTGGCGTAGAGGTGGAACGCGGTGGCAAGATCGAGGTGATCCATGCGGGGCGTGAGGTGATCCTCGCCGCCTCCAGCCTCAATTCACCGAAATTGCTGATGCTGTCGGGGATCGGCCCCGCTGCGCATCTGGCCGAGCATGGCATTGAGGTGGTCGCCGACCGCCCCGGTGTCGGGGCCAATCTGCAAGACCACCTTGAGGTCTATATGCAGTTTGCCAGCAAGCAGCCGATCACGCTTTACAAACATTGGAACCTTTTGGGTAAGGCGCTGATCGGGGCGCAATGGCTGTTTACGCGCAAGGGCTTGGGGGCCTCTAACCAGTTTGAGGCTTGCGGGTTCATTCGGTCGCGGGCGGGAGTGGAATACCCTGACATCCAGTATCATTTCCTGCCGATTGCCGTACGCTATGACGGCAAGGTCAGTGCCGAGGGGCACGGGTTTCAGGTTCATACCGGCCCGATGCGCAGCCCGTCGCGGGGGACGGTGCGGCTGCGGTCGGCCGATCCGGCGGATAAGCCGGTGATCCGCTTCAATTACATGTCCAATCCGCAAGACTGGGAGGATTTTCGCGCCTGCATCCGCCTGACGCGTGAGGTCTTTGCCCAAGAGGCGATGCAGCCCTTTGTGAAACATGAAATTCAGCCCGGTGCCGCAGTTGAGAGCGACGCCGAGATTGATGACTTCATCCGCGAACATGCCGAAAGCGCCTATCACCCTTGCGGGACGGCGCGGATGGGGCGGCGCGATGACCCGATGGCTGTGGTTGACCCTGAATGCCGTGTGATCGGGGTGGAAGGACTGCGGCTTGCAGATAGTTCAATTTTTCCGCGTATTCCCAACGGCAATCTTAACGGACCGTCAATCATGGTGGGGGAAAAGGCGGCAGATCA
- the choX gene encoding choline ABC transporter substrate-binding protein codes for MPTIKSRLLAGTAALLLASPALAECNKITFSDVGWTDITATTATTVFVFEALGYETETKVLSVPVTYASLAEGDIDVFLGNWMPTMEADIAPYREAGTVDILRNNLTGAKYTLATNAAGVAAGITDFASIAQAADALDSQIYGIEPGNDGNRLISEMIESNAFGLEDFQIVESSEQGMLAQAQRAEDRGEPIVFLGWEPHPMNANIAITYLPGGDDFFGPDLGGAVIATNTRSGYVAECPNIGKMLQNLEFSLKLENEIMGAILDDGQDPEDAAKAWLAANPDTLDGWLDGVTTKDGGDAMAALTAALAQ; via the coding sequence ATGCCCACCATCAAATCCCGCCTTCTGGCCGGCACCGCCGCACTACTGCTGGCAAGCCCCGCCCTTGCAGAGTGCAACAAGATCACTTTCTCCGATGTCGGTTGGACCGATATCACCGCAACCACAGCCACCACAGTCTTTGTGTTTGAGGCGCTTGGCTATGAAACCGAAACCAAGGTGCTGTCCGTCCCGGTCACCTATGCCTCGCTGGCCGAGGGCGATATCGATGTGTTTCTGGGCAACTGGATGCCAACGATGGAGGCCGATATCGCCCCCTACCGCGAGGCAGGCACCGTTGATATCTTGCGCAACAACCTGACCGGCGCAAAATATACGCTGGCCACCAATGCGGCAGGCGTGGCGGCAGGCATCACTGATTTTGCCTCTATCGCGCAGGCCGCTGATGCGCTGGACAGCCAGATCTACGGGATCGAGCCCGGCAATGACGGCAACCGCCTGATTTCGGAGATGATCGAGAGCAATGCCTTTGGTCTTGAGGATTTCCAGATCGTCGAATCCTCGGAGCAGGGCATGCTTGCACAGGCCCAACGTGCCGAAGACCGCGGCGAGCCGATCGTCTTTTTGGGATGGGAGCCGCACCCGATGAACGCCAATATCGCGATCACCTATCTGCCCGGCGGGGATGATTTCTTTGGCCCCGACCTTGGCGGCGCGGTCATTGCAACAAACACCCGCAGCGGCTATGTCGCTGAATGCCCTAACATTGGTAAAATGTTGCAAAATCTTGAATTCTCGCTGAAGCTAGAGAATGAGATTATGGGCGCGATCCTTGATGACGGCCAGGATCCGGAAGATGCTGCAAAGGCGTGGCTGGCAGCCAATCCCGATACATTGGACGGCTGGCTTGACGGCGTGACAACCAAGGACGGCGGCGACGCGATGGCCGCACTGACTGCCGCACTGGCACAATAA
- the choV gene encoding choline ABC transporter ATP-binding protein has translation MNARTAVEFDNVSIVFGDHPEIALPLMDQNQTRSEIQSATGQVLGVHNCSLTVEEGEILVLMGLSGSGKSTLLRGVNGLNPVARGEVRVRDGEEMTSVTHADAATLRRLRLSNIAMVFQAFGLLPWRSVRENVGLGLELAGQSASQRRAAVEAQLELVNLSQWADRKVGELSGGMQQRVGLARAFVTDAPILLMDEPFSALDPLIRAHLQDELLELQKRLNRTIIFVSHDLDEAFKIGNRIALMDGGRIVQCGTAREIIANPANEYVASFVAHMNPLTVLTARDVMETGQSTAAQELPAETPVIQIMEAIRDGATEIAVTDAGQRIGTLTAAHVMGRLVDPRG, from the coding sequence ATGAACGCCAGAACCGCAGTCGAATTTGACAATGTCTCCATCGTGTTTGGCGACCACCCCGAAATAGCCTTGCCGCTGATGGACCAAAACCAGACGCGCAGCGAAATTCAATCCGCCACGGGGCAGGTCCTTGGCGTTCACAACTGCTCCCTTACCGTGGAGGAGGGTGAGATTTTGGTGCTTATGGGCCTGTCGGGGTCCGGCAAATCCACGCTTTTGCGCGGCGTGAACGGGCTGAACCCCGTCGCGCGCGGCGAGGTGCGGGTGCGCGACGGTGAGGAAATGACCTCGGTCACCCATGCCGATGCCGCCACCCTGCGCCGCTTGCGCCTGTCCAATATTGCGATGGTATTTCAAGCCTTTGGCCTTTTGCCATGGCGCAGCGTGCGTGAAAATGTCGGCCTCGGGCTGGAGCTGGCCGGCCAATCCGCCAGCCAGCGCCGCGCCGCAGTAGAGGCGCAGTTAGAGTTGGTGAACCTGTCACAATGGGCCGACCGCAAGGTGGGGGAGCTGTCGGGAGGCATGCAGCAGCGCGTCGGCCTTGCCCGCGCCTTTGTCACCGATGCGCCGATCTTGCTGATGGATGAACCATTCTCGGCCTTAGACCCATTGATCCGCGCCCATTTGCAAGATGAGCTGTTAGAGCTGCAAAAGCGTCTCAACCGCACCATTATCTTCGTGAGCCACGATCTGGATGAGGCCTTCAAGATCGGCAATCGTATCGCCTTGATGGATGGTGGCCGCATCGTCCAATGCGGCACAGCGCGTGAGATTATCGCGAATCCCGCAAATGAATATGTCGCCAGCTTTGTGGCCCATATGAACCCGCTTACGGTGCTAACCGCCCGCGACGTGATGGAGACGGGCCAAAGTACCGCCGCCCAAGAGCTTCCGGCAGAAACCCCCGTGATTCAGATTATGGAGGCAATCCGCGACGGCGCGACCGAAATTGCCGTAACCGATGCGGGCCAGCGTATTGGCACCCTGACGGCCGCGCATGTGATGGGGCGGCTGGTCGACCCGCGGGGGTAG